The sequence TCTCCGCGGTGAACACCTTGTTGGGTTGAAGGTGAGCAAAGCGGGCTGCAAGCGCTCCACCCACAGCCAACATCAGGGTGGGATCCACCTGGTGGTTGATGAAGCTGTCAACTTTCAGGATGCCGTTCCCCAAATTGACGCCGTCGCGCCGAATGCGTTCCTTGAGGATTTCCACAGGAGCTCTCCTCTACTAATAAAGCGAAAAGGGTAACTGAACAACTTGTGCTGAGTTGCAAACATTGTAGCCCACGGTGACGTGCACGGCAAGTTCCCTCCTTTTATGTACTCAAAAGTACTCAGCAATTCTCAATATGCAGGGGAGTCGAGGCTGTACGAAGTCCCCACTTTTCTGGGTTAGCCGGGTTGATCTTGCACAAACTCAGCTGACAAACCGCCTGACCCAAAGAATGGGGGCTACGCACAGGCTAGACTCCAGCCCCCAGATTCGTCATATTGAGAATTGCTGCTTTGTACTTCCAGCTTCCTAGAGGAAATTAGAGGGACCTGGTCGACTTCATGGTATAATCCAACCAACCGCAACAGTGGCGGTCCTTGGGAAAAGGCAGGTCTGTGGCTAAACTGATTCGCTGAACCACTGGTTTGCCATTCCCCACTAATTCGAGGAGACTTGTCAATGGTGACATACCTATTGGATGGCCAACACTTGACGATAGAAGATGTCGTGGCAGTGGCAGCAGCGCCACCAAACACGGTCAAGCTTGATCTGACGGCAGATGCGCGAAAGAGAGTGGCTCGATCCCGAGAGGCCGTGGAGGATTTCGTGCAGCGCCGTCAGGTGGTCTATGGGATTACCACCGGATTTGGCGCATTCTGTGACCGGTTCATCGATCCCGAGCAAGCAGCACAGCTTCAGCGCAACATCGTGATGAGCCATGCGGTCGGAGTCGGGGATCCTCTGGAACGGCAAGAGGTGCGGGCCATGATGCTGATTCGCGCCAATACCCTGGCAAAAGGCTATTCCGGTTGCCGGCAGGATCTGATCGATCTTTTGCTGCGCATGTTGGAGCAAGGGGTTCACCCAGTGATCCCCCGACAAGGTTCTCTGGGAGCCAGCGGAGACCTGGCGCCCCTGGCCCACATGGCCCTGGTGATGATAGGATTAGGGGAAGCGGAGTATCAGGGAGAGATCATGCCCGGGGCAACTGCCCTGGCGGTTACCGGGTTGGCACCAGTATCCTTGCAGCCCAAGGAGGGACTTGCATTGACCAATGGTACAACCTTGATGGCCGCTCTGGGGTCCCTGGCAGTAGTTGAGGCGGAGAACGCCGCCAGCATCGCCGACATCGCAGGCTGCCTGAGCCTGGAGGCCTTGCACGGCACAGCGACCGCGTATGATCCGCGGCTTCAGGCTGTGCGTCCCCATCCCAGAGCCGGGGAGTGTGCGGCTCATCTGCGGCGCCTGTTGGGGGGATCGACCTTTGTACGCGATGTCGCCGTGGACGTGGCGGGACCGCAAGCGAACGTTTCCCGGGAGCCGCAGGATGCCTATACCTTACGGTGTATCCCCCAGGTGCACGGCGCGTGTCACGATGCAATCAAATACGCGCGCTGGGTGGTAGAGATCGAACTCAACGCCGCCACGGACAACCCACTGATCTTCGTCGACGAGCAGAGCGGTCAAGTGGATGTCATAAGCGGAGGCAATTTCCATGGCGAGCCCCTCGCTATTGCCTTCGACTATCTGGCCCTCGCGCTGACGGAGTTGGGCAATATGTCGGAGCGGCGATTGTGTCGATTGACCGACGGGGCCAGCAATCGACACGTTCTTCCCGATTTTCTGACAGCCGAAGGAGGGTTGAACAGCGGCTTCATGTTGGTCCAATACACAGCAGCTGCTCTGGCTTCGGAGAACAAATCGCTTTCCCATCCTGCCAGCGCTGATACGATCCCTACCAGTGCCAACTGGGAGGACCACGTCAGCAATGGGCCGATTGCGGCCCGCCAGGCGCGACGGGTGCTTCGCAACGTAGAGACCATGTTGGCCATCGAACTGATGGCAGCCGCCCAGGGTATCGATTTTCGACGCGAGGCGTTGCCTGATGCAACATTGGGACGCGGTACCCTGGTGGCTTACGATCTGATTCGCCAGGAGGTACCCTTTCTGGAGCAAGACGCGGTCATGTATCCTCACATTGAGGCCTCGCGTCGCCTGGTGGCAGAGGGCAGATTGCAGGCAGCAGTGCGCGATGCCTTGGATTCGTGACTGGTTTGCATCGCGGTGGCGTCGAGGATGTAGGGGGCGTGGATGACGGTTTTCTGACCGTTCTCTTTGTTCAACAGGGTAACGGACAACATCCGGTCACCGTCGGTCTCGGCAAAAATGGGTCGATGGCGCAAGAGCACCTCTATTTGCCGGCCAGAGCGGTAGGGGGCCAGCATCTCCTCCAGCGCGGCCAGAGCTACGCGTGGTTCGTGACACAAGGGGCTGACGCCGCCCAGGCCCGGATTGAGATTCACATCGGCGCGGGCCGCAGGTGTGAGCGGGTAGTTTCGCCGGTAATAATTACGAATCTTGTACCGGAGTTGGCGATAGCTGGCCGTGCAGCCGGTGGTCTCGATCCAGGGATGTTCATCCGGCGGTACGGCCTGGGCCGTCAATTGGCCGCCCATCCAATCGGTTTCTTCGGTCATGATGACTTTTTTACCCAGGCGCAGGGCAGCCAGCGCTGCGCCCACACCGCCCAAACCGGCGCCTACAATCAGAATGTCTGTTTGTTGTTCTTTCATTGGTATGGATTTTCCGTCGGTTTTGAGCTCGGTACCGGGTTTAGGGCAACCCATCATACCCTTGCCTGCTGGATTCACGCTCGATGCCCAGGA is a genomic window of Chloroflexota bacterium containing:
- the hutH gene encoding histidine ammonia-lyase, with amino-acid sequence MVTYLLDGQHLTIEDVVAVAAAPPNTVKLDLTADARKRVARSREAVEDFVQRRQVVYGITTGFGAFCDRFIDPEQAAQLQRNIVMSHAVGVGDPLERQEVRAMMLIRANTLAKGYSGCRQDLIDLLLRMLEQGVHPVIPRQGSLGASGDLAPLAHMALVMIGLGEAEYQGEIMPGATALAVTGLAPVSLQPKEGLALTNGTTLMAALGSLAVVEAENAASIADIAGCLSLEALHGTATAYDPRLQAVRPHPRAGECAAHLRRLLGGSTFVRDVAVDVAGPQANVSREPQDAYTLRCIPQVHGACHDAIKYARWVVEIELNAATDNPLIFVDEQSGQVDVISGGNFHGEPLAIAFDYLALALTELGNMSERRLCRLTDGASNRHVLPDFLTAEGGLNSGFMLVQYTAAALASENKSLSHPASADTIPTSANWEDHVSNGPIAARQARRVLRNVETMLAIELMAAAQGIDFRREALPDATLGRGTLVAYDLIRQEVPFLEQDAVMYPHIEASRRLVAEGRLQAAVRDALDS
- a CDS encoding FAD-dependent oxidoreductase, yielding MKEQQTDILIVGAGLGGVGAALAALRLGKKVIMTEETDWMGGQLTAQAVPPDEHPWIETTGCTASYRQLRYKIRNYYRRNYPLTPAARADVNLNPGLGGVSPLCHEPRVALAALEEMLAPYRSGRQIEVLLRHRPIFAETDGDRMLSVTLLNKENGQKTVIHAPYILDATAMQTSHESKASRTAACNLPSATRRREASM